In Novosphingobium resinovorum, the following are encoded in one genomic region:
- a CDS encoding PEP-utilizing enzyme: MGSVKLPIDDVLHAGPPATPLVEAVLDLVRERIRARFGESGLDWDAFALTAADDLVTREDIESVEARILASGHRFDWSARVSVTERPEAHKPDGTASEASTGFTHPEAPSGDADGDGKALRGLGDNVVRYPTDIVGQALYVRSNERVMELLSSGVPTGAIAIIDDSGGTLTAPIIDQFAGVVCAGGSVRSHLGILTREYNIPCLMNAKVAGIREGDRISVEVSAPAKTTEDYQKGVERVARVWVIGEAA; the protein is encoded by the coding sequence GTGGGCTCCGTTAAATTGCCTATCGACGACGTGCTGCACGCAGGTCCGCCGGCGACGCCGCTGGTGGAAGCCGTGCTGGACCTTGTGCGCGAACGCATCCGCGCGCGTTTCGGCGAATCGGGACTGGACTGGGACGCCTTCGCGCTGACCGCCGCCGACGATCTCGTCACGCGTGAGGACATCGAGTCCGTCGAGGCCCGCATCCTCGCCAGCGGCCATCGCTTCGACTGGTCCGCGCGCGTCTCCGTCACCGAGCGGCCCGAAGCGCACAAGCCCGATGGCACCGCTTCGGAAGCCAGTACCGGTTTCACGCATCCCGAGGCGCCCAGCGGCGACGCGGACGGTGATGGCAAGGCCCTGCGCGGCCTTGGCGACAACGTCGTGCGTTATCCCACCGACATCGTCGGCCAGGCGCTTTACGTGCGTTCGAACGAGCGGGTCATGGAACTGCTGTCGAGCGGCGTCCCCACCGGTGCCATCGCCATCATCGACGATTCGGGCGGCACCCTGACCGCGCCGATCATCGACCAGTTCGCGGGCGTGGTCTGCGCCGGGGGCTCGGTCCGCTCGCACCTTGGCATCCTGACGCGCGAGTACAACATCCCCTGCCTGATGAACGCCAAGGTGGCCGGTATCCGCGAAGGCGATCGCATCTCGGTGGAAGTCTCCGCCCCGGCTAAGACGACGGAGGACTATCAAAAGGGCGTCGAGCGCGTCGCGCGGGTCTGGGTGATCGGGGAGGCGGCGTGA